AAATAAAAGGGGCTTTTTAGTCCCTTTTATTTATCTTGGCTATAGCTTGCTAGTGAGCGCAATGCAGCCTGTAGCTCAGGTTCGCATTATCAGCCATCGCTATAAATGATAGTGCCACATCGTGCGGCATTTTACTGGCGCGTTTAATGGGCCTGTGACGTTTTTTAGTGTTGTTTGTTACGCTCGTGGTCAGATTAGGGTTTACTTTTATTTTTATCTCAAGAAGACCGGGTATCTCCTGACGCATTACGCTAAGTAACTCACTGCGCATAAATTGTAAGCGAATTAACCACGTTGCGGTGGGGATTTCTATAAGCAAGCTCGCATTTTGTAAATAAGCTACTCGACAGCCTTCTATATTATGTTGTTTCAAATAGCTTTGTAGTAAACTATTGAGCTTCGTGATTAGGCTCGTGTCAGGCTTTAGGTTACTTTTTTGCAAAAGCAAAGAAATAGCTTTAGGTTGTCGGGTTCTATTCATTTAATTCATCAACAGTGATTTTAAGTATTATGAGTATAACGATTATCTATTCAAAGGAGGAAACAGATCACTCGTTTTCGTTTACAAAAAATAGAATTCTGGTGAGTTTTCTTCTTTTTGTCACCTTATTAATAGGATGTGCTTGGTTTATACAATCTTATTACCAAAGCCAATTAAATCAATTTAAATTAAGTGCAACAAATAATCGAGATGTTAGTAAAGATCAATATCTAGCGCTCATTGAAGCACAAAGTAATGAGAAGATTGGCGTATTAGCTGATAAAATAGCGAATGTAGAAGCACAAATTAATCGCTTAAATGCATTGGGGGAGCGTGTTATTGATAAATCGAATTTACCCAAAAAGGAATTTGATTTTGATACCTCTTTGCCTATTGGCGGCCCAAATATAGATCCAGTCGGGCAAAGTTCTCAGTTTGTTCCCCTGTTGGAATACATTGAAAATATTGAGCTACATCTCGAAAATCAACAAAAGCAGCTTGTACGTCTTGAAATCGCCTTAAACAATCTCAATCTCACTAAGCAACTGTATATTTCTGGCCGCCCAGTCAAAGGGAAAGGCTCATGGATATCTTCTCCCTTTGGTACTCGCAAAGATCCTTTTACCGGAAGAATGACTCGGCATAAAGGTGTTGATATTGCCGGGTATAGTGGTATGCCAATTATCGCCACCGCAGCGGGTGTTGTGACTGATTCTGGGAAAAAAAGTGGTTATGGGTTTATGGTTGAGATCCAGCACGGTAATGGCTTGGTAACACGTTATGCGCATGCTAAAAAGTTAAAGGTAAATATTGGGGATGTTGTTAAAAAAGGGGACATCATTGCGGTGATGGGGAGTACAGGACGTTCTACGGGGCCTCATGTGCATTATGAAGTATTAAGAAATGGGATGAGAATCAATCCAAATTATTATATACAAAGAACGACTGGTTGATATTTCTAACTTTGCAAAAATTTAATTTAAACTAATTTTTAAACTATGAGAAAAATAAAATGATCACACAGCTAATAACAAAAATAATAGGCAGTCGTAACGACCGTTATATCAAACAACTCCGTAAAATTGTTAATGAAATAAATAAAATTGAACCGGAAATACAATCATTATCGGATCAAGAACTAAAAGCTAAAACGGTTGAATTTCAAGAGCGTATTGCAGCCGGAGAGAGCATTGATGATGTCCTTGTGGAAGCTTTTGCTGTCGTTCGTAGCGCTTCTGAGCGTGTGTTTGGGATGCGTCATTTTGATGTGCAACTTATTGGCGGAATGGTCTTAAATGAAAATAAAATTGCAGAAATGCGTACTGGTGAAGGTAAAACGCTAACGGCAACCTTACCTGCTTATTTGAATGCGTTGACGGGTAAAGGGGTACATATTATTACCGTCAATGATTATTTGGCACAACGTGATGCTCAATGGAATGCAAAATTATTTGAATTTTTAGGTTTAACCGTTGGTATTAATATCGCGGGCCTGACGCCTGAACAAAAACGAGCAGCCTATGCAGCTGATATTACCTATGGTACTAACAATGAATTTGGCTTTGATTACCTTCGCGATAATATGGCCTTTGAGGTTCAGCAACGTGTTATGCGTCCATTGCATTATGCTATTATCGATGAAGTCGATTCTATTTTAATTGATGAAGCTCGGACACCATTAATCATTTCAGGCCCAACTGATGGCGACTCTTCGCTTTATACACAATTAAATACGGTTATTCCATTACTTAGTAAGCAAGATAAAGAAGATACTGAGGAATATATTGGAGAAGGGGATTACACCGTTGATGAAAAAAGCAAGCAAGTTTTATTAACAGAACGTGGTCAAGAAAAAGTAGAGAAAATTTTACAAGAGCGTGGTTTATTAGAAGAAAATCAATCATTGTATGCTGCTGCGAGTATTAGTTTATTGCACCATGTAAATGCTGCATTACGTGCTCATACACTCTTTGAAAAAGATGTCGAATATATTGTCAATGATCAAGGTGAAGTGGTCATCGTTGATGAACATACTGGGCGTACCATGCCTGGTCGTCGTTGGTCAGAAGGCTTACACCAAGCCGTTGAAGCGAAAGAAGGTGTAAAAATTCAAAATGAGAATCAAACATTAGCCTCTATTACTTTCCAAAATTTCTTCCGTTTATATAAAAAACTAGCCGGCATGACTGGTACTGCGGATACTGAAGCTTTTGAGTTTCAATCTATTTATGGTTTAGAAACCATTGTATTACCGACTAATAAACCGATGATCCGTAAAGATGGTGGTGATTTAGTTTATCTAACCGATGAAGAAAAGTATCAAGCAATTGTAGCTGATATTAAAACGCGTGTAGAGCGTCGTCAGCCTGTTTTGATCGGCACCGTCTCTATCGAAAACTCCGAACTTTTGTCAAACTTAATGGATAAAGCGAAGATAAAACATAGTGTTTTGAATGCCAAATTCCATGCAAAAGAAGCGGATATTATTGCCAATGCCGGTGCTTTAGGTGTTGTGACGATTGCAACTAATATGGCTGGTCGTGGTACTGACATCGTTTTAGGTGGTAATTTGCAGGCTCGCCTTGCAAAATTAGGTGAATTGACAACTGAGCAAATAGAAGCAGAGACTGAAAAGTGGAAAGCTGAGCACAAAATGGTGCTAGAAGCCGGTGGGCTTTACATTGTTGGTACTGAACGCCATGAGTCGCGCCGTATTGATAACCAGTTACGGGGGCGAGCAGGGCGTCAGGGTGATCCTGGGGAGAGCCGTTTTTATCTCTCGATGGAAGATTCTTTGATGCGAATTTTTGCTTCAGAAAAAGTCTCCAATATGATGAAAAAAATGGGCATGGAAAATGGCGAAGCCATTGAACATCCTTGGGTTACGCGTGCTATTGAAAATGCACAACGTAAAGTTGAAGGGCGTAACTTTGATATGCGTAAGTCATTATTAGATTACGATGACGTGGCTAACGATCAACGTAAAATAGTATATCAACAGCGTAATGGCGTGATGGATAGCGATGATATTGGTGAAACAATTGAGCAAATTTGGGGGGATGTATTTAATCGTATTATTGATGAATATGTGCCACAAAACTCGCTAACAGAACAGTGGGATCTTGAGGGGTTAGAGCTACGCCTTAAAAATGACTTTTTAATCAATCTTCCGGTTCAACAGTGGCTTGTCGATGATGCTAATTTACAAGAAGAGACTATTCGTGAAAATATTCTCACTTATGCCAAAGAGAGTTACGCTGCTAAAAAAGAGTTGGTTGGAGAGGAGATCATCGCCTCATTTGAAAAATCTGTTATGTTGCAAACGATCGATTCTCTGTGGAAGGAGCATTTAGCTGCGATGGATCATCTGCGTCAAGGTATCCATTTACGTGGCTATGCACAAAAAGATCCTAAACAAGAGTATAAACGAGAATCCTTTGAAATGTTCTTAGCTATGTTGGATAACTTAAAAACCGATGTGGTTATGATTTTATCTAAAGTGCAAGTGCAAAGCAGGGAAGAGGTTGATGCGATTGCAGAGCAACGCAGACAAGCAGAAGCTATGGCTAAAATTGAAATGCAACATGCACAAGCGAGCAATGGTGAACTAACACAAAGTGATGAACAGGCAGATAGTCATGAAACATTTGTTAGAGAACAGCCTAAAGTTGGCCGTAACGAACCTTGTCCATGTGGTTCAGGTAAAAAGTATAAACAGTGTCATGGTAAGCTAAGTTAATTAAGTAATATATTAAATAAAACTAAAAGGCGCTTAATGATAGCGCCTTTTTTATTTCTTAGATAATCTCAATATGTTTGAGGTTGGCTGATGATTGTATTTAGCGATTGAGCATTAAATTATACCAATCGGATAAATTGCTAGAGTAACTATGCTGGTTAAAATGATTCTTGTTTGGAGTCGCGCAAATGATTATCCACTTACGCTAGAACTAGAACTCATTCTTTATTTTACATAATATTCAATGTCAAATTTAATCCGATTGGTATTATTGTTGTAACATTGGTTATGAGCAAATTATTTTAGTCATTTGCAACTGCTGTTATGCTGTAATTTAATGTCGAATCATTTACACGAACCACATATCGTCCTGCTAGTGTAGTGTAAATATCTGCACCTGATTGCTCAATAATGCCATCTTGATTACTATCGCCATAATTGTTTGACCAATCACCATTTAGATCGAACTTGTAACGTTGTTCTGTTTGACCATTAAAATCTATAGTTATCTCCCAAGTATTGTCCGTAACTAATAGCATTGCGCTCGCTGCCCAGTTATTTGGGGTTCCTCGGAAATATAGCTGGTTAAAATTCTTAGCTGTTATTGGATTGTTATCACCAATTTTTACCATTTTGTAGGCTAGGGTCAAATCATTAACCTCAATGAGATAGGTACCAGATACAGATGTGTAAATGTCTGCACCAGACTGCTCTAAAGTGCCGTCATGGTTACTATCGCCATAATTATTTTGCCAATCACCATTAAGATCAAATTTGAAACGCTGATCCGTTTGGCCATCAAAGTTAACTGTTATTTGCCAAGTATTGTCTGCAACTAATGACATTGCACTGGTTGACCAGTTGTTTGCTGTGCCTCTAAAGTACAATTGTGCAAAGTTTTTAGCGTTATTACCATTATCAATAGTTAAAGTAACATCCGTTGATGCAATAGCTCCTTCATTATCTGTAATAGTAACCGTAAAGGTTGTAGTCATATCTAGAGTCACAGTAATTTCTGGCGTTGTTGCACCATTACTCCATAGATAACTCACTATAGAGCCATCTTGATCCGTTGAATTTGTAGCAGATAAAGTCACAGCTTCACCTTGTTCAACAGTTTGGCTAGAAGGCGATATCACAGCAATAGGTGGGATGTTTTCAGGTACAGTTAATGTAATTGAGGTAACACTCGTTGCCCCTTCATTGTCAGTGACTGTTAAGGTAATGGTTTGCGTCTCATTGATTGTAATTGGCAAGGTGACACCACTTGCTCCTGTGCTCCAACTATAATCAACAATTGAACCATCACTATCGCTTGATGTGGATGCATCAAGTGTTAGTGTTGTTCCTTTAGCTACAGTTTGACTGCCTTGACTAATTTTCGCGACAGGTCGCTGGTTGTTGCTTAACTCTTCAGGCGTGCCAGATTTAACGACTCCTGCATTAAACTGCCAGATGCCTTCACCTACCGAGTAATTTTGACCACCATTATTATCCCATGTGCCTGCACAGTTGTTAGTAACAAATTCAAGTTTATTATCGTCTTCAAGTGAAACACTATAGGTATACCAGTTTTCGCCTAAACTAAGCATTTCAACACCTGGTGCAACAGTCCATGTCACAGTGCCATCGACCGTATAATGGAAGCATACTTTGCCCCAGCTATTAGTATCTTTGTAATAAATAGTTGAGCTAACACTTTCACCTATTATTTTTAAAGTTACGGTAGCTAATCTTGATGCACCTTTGTCATCAGTAACAGTGACAGTGTAAGTGCTTTTTTCATTAACGGTTACATCGATACTAACTCCCGTTTCACCTGTACTCCAAATATAACTAACAATTTCTCCGTCGGGATCAGTTGAATCGGCCGCGCTTAATGTAACCACAGTGCCTGCTTCAACTTCTTTACTTGCTGGTGTTATAACTGCGATAGGGCTTTTATTTCCAGGAACAACATTGGCAGTAAAGAAAAGCGATTCACCAGCTATATCACCATTAATATCTTCAATAATTTGACCAGCTTCACTTTTAAAGCGACCAGTACCGACATAAACCTGTTGAATATCACTACGTGTAACATTTCCTTTGCTATCGGTTGCTTCTATATAATAATCCAATAATTGATCTTGGTATTTATTAAAGTAGCTGTAATACATATCACCGATTTTTTGAGCAGGAACAACACTAAACATTCG
This window of the Psychromonas sp. MME1 genome carries:
- a CDS encoding M23 family metallopeptidase, encoding MSFLLFVTLLIGCAWFIQSYYQSQLNQFKLSATNNRDVSKDQYLALIEAQSNEKIGVLADKIANVEAQINRLNALGERVIDKSNLPKKEFDFDTSLPIGGPNIDPVGQSSQFVPLLEYIENIELHLENQQKQLVRLEIALNNLNLTKQLYISGRPVKGKGSWISSPFGTRKDPFTGRMTRHKGVDIAGYSGMPIIATAAGVVTDSGKKSGYGFMVEIQHGNGLVTRYAHAKKLKVNIGDVVKKGDIIAVMGSTGRSTGPHVHYEVLRNGMRINPNYYIQRTTG
- the secA gene encoding preprotein translocase subunit SecA, with translation MITQLITKIIGSRNDRYIKQLRKIVNEINKIEPEIQSLSDQELKAKTVEFQERIAAGESIDDVLVEAFAVVRSASERVFGMRHFDVQLIGGMVLNENKIAEMRTGEGKTLTATLPAYLNALTGKGVHIITVNDYLAQRDAQWNAKLFEFLGLTVGINIAGLTPEQKRAAYAADITYGTNNEFGFDYLRDNMAFEVQQRVMRPLHYAIIDEVDSILIDEARTPLIISGPTDGDSSLYTQLNTVIPLLSKQDKEDTEEYIGEGDYTVDEKSKQVLLTERGQEKVEKILQERGLLEENQSLYAAASISLLHHVNAALRAHTLFEKDVEYIVNDQGEVVIVDEHTGRTMPGRRWSEGLHQAVEAKEGVKIQNENQTLASITFQNFFRLYKKLAGMTGTADTEAFEFQSIYGLETIVLPTNKPMIRKDGGDLVYLTDEEKYQAIVADIKTRVERRQPVLIGTVSIENSELLSNLMDKAKIKHSVLNAKFHAKEADIIANAGALGVVTIATNMAGRGTDIVLGGNLQARLAKLGELTTEQIEAETEKWKAEHKMVLEAGGLYIVGTERHESRRIDNQLRGRAGRQGDPGESRFYLSMEDSLMRIFASEKVSNMMKKMGMENGEAIEHPWVTRAIENAQRKVEGRNFDMRKSLLDYDDVANDQRKIVYQQRNGVMDSDDIGETIEQIWGDVFNRIIDEYVPQNSLTEQWDLEGLELRLKNDFLINLPVQQWLVDDANLQEETIRENILTYAKESYAAKKELVGEEIIASFEKSVMLQTIDSLWKEHLAAMDHLRQGIHLRGYAQKDPKQEYKRESFEMFLAMLDNLKTDVVMILSKVQVQSREEVDAIAEQRRQAEAMAKIEMQHAQASNGELTQSDEQADSHETFVREQPKVGRNEPCPCGSGKKYKQCHGKLS
- a CDS encoding DciA family protein, coding for MNRTRQPKAISLLLQKSNLKPDTSLITKLNSLLQSYLKQHNIEGCRVAYLQNASLLIEIPTATWLIRLQFMRSELLSVMRQEIPGLLEIKIKVNPNLTTSVTNNTKKRHRPIKRASKMPHDVALSFIAMADNANLSYRLHCAH